The Bradyrhizobium sp. B097 genome contains the following window.
CGGCCGGCGCCGCGCAAGGAGCGCGAACGGCGCCGCGAGCAGGCACCGGATTCCGGCAACCCGCAGGCGAATGACAACATGCCGCCGCCCGGCGAGGGAGCCGGTCCGCAGTGAGGCTTTCCGACAAGCTCCGATCGATCGGTCTCGCCGTCATCCTGACCTGGGGATGGAAGCGCGTCGTGCTCGCGCTCGCGGCGGGCGCCTTGTCCTCGCTGGCGATGGCGCCGTTCAACGCCTGGCCGGTGCTGTTCCTGACGTTTTCGATCGCGGTCTGGCTGATCGATGGCAGCGCTGCGGGACGCTGGCGCGGCGTACCCGCCGCAGCGCTGTCCGGCTTCTGGTTCGGCCTCGGCTATTTCGTGCCGGGACTGTACTGGATCGGCTACGCCTTCTTCGTCGATGCTGACACTTTCGCCTGGCTGACGCCGTTCGCGGTGCTCGGCCTGCCCGCCTATCTCGCTTTGTTCACCGCCTTCGGCTTCGCGATGGCACGGCTGATCTGGCCGCGCGACGCTTCGCGCGTGCTGGCGCTGGCGGTTAGCTTGACGATTTCGGAATGGCTGCGCGGCCATCTGCTCAGCGGCTTTCCGTGGAATGCGTTCGGCTACGCACTGACCGAACCCCTGGCGCTGGCCCAGACCGCATCGCTGATCGGGCTGTGGGGCATGACATTCCTGGCAGTCGCGATCTTCGCAAGTCCCGCCGTGCTGATCGACGGCGCCTCACGCGGCCGCAAGCCGTGGCGCGCGCCGGTGGCCGCGGTGCTGGTGCTCGCCGCGATGCTGGCGTTCGGTGCGGTCCGCCTCTCGCAACAGCCGACCAGCATGGTCAGCGGCGTCAAGCTGCGCATCATGCAGCCCGATCTGCAGCAGGACGCCAAGTTCAACTACTCCGCCAAGGCGGCGGTGATGCAGAAATATCTCACCCTGTCGGATCGTGCGTCCGGGCCGCACTCGACCGGCGTGAGCGACTCCACCATCCTGATCTGGCCGGAATCCGCGTTTCCGTTCTTCCTGACCAAGGAAGCCGACGCGATGGCGCAGATCGCCGACTTGCTGCCGAAGGGAACGGTGCTGATCACCGGCTCGGTGCGCGCGCCCGATCTGCCGCCCGGCGTCCGCGTCACGCGCGCATATAATTCAATCTACGTCATCGACCATGACGGCAGCGTGCTTGCGGTCTACGACAAGCTGCACCTTGTCCCATTCGGAGAATATCTGCCGTTCCAGGACTGGATGGAGAAGCTCGGCTTCGTGCAACTCACCAAGGTGCAGGGCGGCTTCATTCCCGGCACGATCCGCCGGACGCTCGATATTCCGAATGCGCCGCGCGCGCTGCCCTTGATCTGCTACGAGGCGATCTTCCCCGGCAATGTCGTGAGCCGCGACGACCGCCCCGGCTGGATCATCAACGTCACCAATGACGGTTGGTTCGGAATCTCGACCGGCCCCTATCAGCATCTGCAGCAGGCCCGGCTGCGCTCGATCGAGGAGGGCCTGCCGATGGTGCGCGCCGCGAATACGGGCATCTCGGCCATCATCGACCCGCTCGGACGGATTGTCGCCCGACTCGGGCTCGGCATCGAAGGCGTGCTCGATGCCGGCCTGCCGGCGGCCATCGCGCCGACGATCTATGCGCGCGTCGGCAACATCCCCGCCGCTGTGATTGTGTTAGTTGCCCTCGCAATCGTATTGCGGAGGCGTTTTGTCAGGCGAAAGGCCTGACGGCGCTTATCGCCGGTTGTCACACGAACCCGAAAAAGTGTCGAAATTTACCTCAGTGTGATTCCACCTGTTGACAGATCGACCGTGCACTTCGCATTGTACGGGTCCACGCGAAATCACAAGCCAAGTCAGCCCCTTTGCGCAAATTGTCCGCATTTCGTCCCGATCCTCCTTGCAGGATTTGACGGCACCGGCGCCTGAGGCATACTCCTCGCCCAACTTGCCTCACCCCCGGGCGCGCAATCCCTTAGGAGAGTTGGAGATGTCCACCAAAGCGCCCAATCCTGTTGACAAATATGTCGGCAGCCGCGTCCGTATGCGACGCATCATGCTCGGCATGAGCCAGGAAAAGCTGGGCGAAGCGTTAGGCCTGACGTTCCAGCAGGTGCAGAAATACGAGAAGGGCACCAACCGTGTCGGCGCCAGCCGGCTGCAGCAGATCTCCGAAATCCTGCAGGTGCCGGTCTCTTTCCTGTTCGATGGCGGTCCGAGCGGCGTCAAGACCGCTGACGGCTTCAGCGAGGGCTCCTCGCCGGCCTATGTGTCCGATTTTCTGGCAACCGCCGAAGGCCTGGCCCTGACCCGTGCGTTCACGCGGATCGCGGACGCCAAGCTTCGCCGCAGCATCGTCGAACTGGTCGAGCAGATCGCGGCGCGCGAGGCGGCCGAGCAGGTCTGATCCGGCCCTATCCGTTTGAGAGATCGTCAAATCTGGAATATGTCATTCCGGCATGCGTTAAGGCGTGATGAGTTCCGATGGAATCTCGTCGCGCTCTAGCTCCTTGATCGAGCATGATCTTTCGGAAAACCGCGTCACACTTTTCCGGATCATGCCCTAAAGCGTTTTCGAGCGAAGTGGACACCGGTTCGCATGAAGAAAACGCGTCAAAACAAGAATCTAGAGCCCCGTTCCGATTCATCGGAACGGAAACGGCTCTAGCGTGCGCTGAATGACAAAGCGAATTCACAGGCGACGACAACAACATGGCCAGCAACCCGTTTGAAACCGCTGATATCCTCGACGGCATTCGCCGCTGGGTCGAGATCGAATCTCCGACGGAGCGGCCGGATCAGGTCAACAAACTGGCTGATCTCGTCGCGTCTGAATATCGCGACCTGCCGGCCACCGTCGACCGCGTTGCGGGACGCGACGGCTGCGGCGATCACCTGCTGACGCGCTCGTCCTGGGGGCAGGACGCGCCGGGCATTCTGGTGTTGAGCCATCTCGACACAGTTCATCCGATGGGGTTCATCGAACGGTTACCATTCAAGATCGAAGGCGACAGTGCGTTCGGCCCGGGCATCTACGACATGAAGGGCGGCGCCTATCTCGCCTATCACGCGTTCCGGCAGATCTGCGCCGCTGACACGCGCCCGCCGCTCGGCATCACCCAGCTCTACGTCTCGGACGAGGAGATCGGCAGCCCGACCTCGCGCGCTTTGATCGAAGCCGAGGGCCGCAAGGCCAAATACGTGCTGGTGACCGAGCCCGCGCGCGACGGCGGCAAGATCGTCACCGGGCGCAAGGGCGTCGCGCGCTTCGATGTGCATATCAAGGGCGCGCCGGCACACGCCGGCACGCGCCCCGAGGATGGCCGCAGCGCGATCCGGGAACTCGGCCATGTGATCCTGGCGCTGGAGGCGATGAACGATCTCAAGCGCGGCGTCACCGTCAATGTCGGCGTGGTCCGCGGCGGCACCAAGCCGAACGTGATCGCAGAAGAAGCCTACGCCGAGGTCGACATGCGCGTGCCGACGATGGCCGACGCCGACGAGCTGGTGCCGAGGATCCTCGGGATCACCTCGCGCACCGACGGCGTCACCGTGAAAGTAACCGGCGAATTGAACCGTCCGCCCTATGAGAAGAGCAATGCCGGCGCCGCGCTCTACGAACACGCCAGGGAGCTTGCAGGCGAACTCGGCTTCGAGCTGATCGATGTGTTCACCGGCGGCGGCTCCGACGGCAATTTCACCGCACCGCATACTGCAACGCTCGACGGCCTCGGCGTCGACGGCAAGGGCGCGCATACCCATTACGAGCAGCTCTACATCTCGTCGATCGAGCCCCGCGCGCGCCTGCTCTACCGTCTCTATCAGACGCTGCGATGACACCGGCTCCGAACGACAGCGGCGATCGCGATTCGTCCGACGATGGCGCGATGGCCCATTCGCGCGGCTCGTTCTTCGGGCGACGCAAAGGCCACAAACTGCGCGCGCACCAGGCCGACCTGATCGACAATCTGCTGCCGCATCTTTCGATCGACATCTCGGCGCCCGCACCCGAGGCGCTGACCGAACTGTTCGATGACGGCATCGCGGATGTCCGGCTCGAGATCGGCTTCGGCGGCGGCGAGCATCTGATCGCGGAAGCGCAGGCCTTTCCGGCGACCGGCTTCATCGGCTGCGAACCCTATGTCAACGGGATGGCCAAGATCCTGACCCAGATCGAGGCGCAGAATATCGGCAACATCCGCCTGTTCGCCGGCGACGCCGCCGAGCTGCTGGCCTGGGCGCCACCGCGCTCGCTGGCGCGCATCGACTTGATTCATCCCGATCCCTGGCCGAAGCGGCGGCACTGGAAGCGGCGCTTCGTGCAGGATGCAACGGTCGCGGCGATGACCCGGCTGCTGCCGCCGGGCGGCGAATTCCGTTTCGTCAGCGATATCGACGACTACTGCGCCTGGACGCTCGCACACCTGATGCGCTCGCCCGACTTCGCCTGGCTCGCCGAGCGCGCGATCGACTGGCAGCAGCCATGGCCGGACTACACCATGACGCGCTACGGCGCCAAGGCCGAGCGCGAAGGGCGCAAGGCGGCGTATCTGAGGTTCAAGCGCTTGCCTTAATGTCGTCATTCCGGGGCGTGCGAAGCACGAGCCCGGAATCCATCGGGCCACATGCGGAAGCGGAGAAATGGATTCCGGGCTCGTCGCTATCGCGCCGCACCGGAATGACGACCAGTCATCCCTGTCCCGCCCATCCGCGCCTTCCTGGCGTCGGTCGCTTCCCAGACCATGCGCTTGCCGCGTTCGCGACCGAGCAGCTCGATCGGATCGTGATTGTCGATGTGGCCGAACTGGCCCTTGTAGACGCTGTAACCGCACAATTCCTGCAGGCGGCGCGGAAAGCGGGCCGCGGTCTCGCGCGGAATGCCGAGCTGCAGATTCTCCTGCTGCCGCATCCAGCCCCAGCAGTAGGCGCAGGAGAAGGCAAAGCGCCTCGTGTCGCTGGTGTTGGCGCCGCCGCCATGCCACAGCGCGCTGTCGAACAGCATCACGCTGCCCGCCGGCATGGTCGCGGTGACAGCGTCATAGTCCTTGCCGTAGTCCGGCGACGAATCGAATTTGTGGCTGCGCGGAATGATCCGCGTCGCGCCGTTGTCGTCGCGGAAATCGGACAGCGCCCAGATCGCATTGATCGTGATCGGAATGTGCGGCCGCGGCAGCGGGATCAACTGGGTGTCTTCGTGGATCGGCTGCGCCTCCTGGCCCGGGCCGAGCACCAGCGAGCAGAACGACGACAGCAGGCATTCCTTGTCCAGCACGCGCTCGACCACCGGCAGCACGTTCTCATGCAGCGGCACCTCCCAGAACAGATCGTCATAGGTCAGGAGGTTGTTGATGCGCAGCGTCTTGAAGCCTTCGAACGACGTCCTGGCGAGGCCGAGATTGTGCTCACTCTCGATTCTTTGCACCGCGTCCTTCAATCCCTCGACCAGGTCCGGCGAGGCGGCGCGCGCGATCACGGTATATCCGTCGTCGCGGATCCGCTCGGCGTGCGATTGGATGTCGGCGTCCGTCAGCATGGCGATCTCCCCGTTGGCGCTGTGTCGCGCCTTGCGGAAAGCATAGCGGAACGACTCTAGTCCGTCACCCTGAGGAGCGCGGAACGCGCGTCTCGAAGGGTCGACGGCCCGACTGTGGCCGTGCATCCTTCGAGACGCGCCTGCGGCGCTCCTCCAGCGACAAAGGCGAAGCCTTTGCGCGGGGATGACGGAGCCAAGAGCTGTTAGCGTGAACTAGCGCGACTTCCAGAAATCCACGACGCGCTGCGCGGTCGACGGCATCAGGCGGACGAAATTCAACCGCGCGCCTTCGATATCGGCCGGCGACGGCACGCGGTTCGGCCCGAGCCGCATCAGGATCAGGGCGCGCACGGTCGGCCATTCGAAACCGATCGTCTTGCTGGCGATCAGGATCGGATCATAACGATCGCCGGAGATCAGGCGATCGAGCGTGACGATCTTCACGCCGGTCAGCGCCGCGAGCGCCGCCACGCATTCCTCGTATTTGAAGGCCTTGGCGAAGCCTGCCACCGCGGCCTCGTTCAATTCGCCGGCGCGATGCAGCGCCAGGATCGTGCGCTGTGCGGCTGCGAAATCGCGACCCTCGACCTGCGCGACGACGCCTTCGATCTCGGTCAGCGCCAGCTTGATCTCGGCCTGCCGTTCCGGCTTGGCGACGACCTGCAAGCGGCGGCGGATCACGTCGATCGAGCCGGCCAGCAGGCTCTTCAGATGCACGGGCGGGAGATCGTCACGGCGGCCGATCCGCAGCGTCAGCACGCCATCCTGACCGGCGCGCCGCACCAGCGTCGTGAAGGACGCGTCCGAGAACGCGGCGCCCGCATTGCCGGCCGCGCATCGGATGACGTCGCGATCGCCGCGACGGACGATGACATCGGTCAGCGCGGTCGAGAGCCTGGACCGCTCGGCCATTGCCAGCAGATGACCCTGGCCCTTGGCATTGGCGATCTCGACCAGCACCTTTTCGTCGATCACCGGCGATTGGCGCAGCACCGGCCCCGCGATCGCGACCTCGTCCTCGCGGGCGAGTTGCCCGACCAGATGCCGCGGCGCGTTGGCGAGCGGCGCAAGCCGTTCGGCGAGATCGATCCGCGCAGCCAGGTCGGCATGCGGGACCAGACTGGTCAGCACCCCGTCGAACAGGTCGATATGGTCGGGGCGGAAGCTCGCGGCACCCTGCAGGAACAGCTCGCCGAGCCGCCGCGCGGCCTCGGCGCGGCGCTTGGGGTCGCCGCGGCGAACGATGTCGTCGAGTTCCGGGATCAGCGCGGGGGCTGTCGTCATGAGCCTTGTCCAACCGGCGACTTCTGCCGATTTTCGGCAATCTATGGCCCCGTTCGTAAACGGAGGGTTAGGTCAAACCTGCACCCCGGAGCCTGCAAAATCGCCCTCCGCCGGGCCTGGAGGCCTTGCCGGACCCCGGCAAAAGGGCTATATCCACCGCAACTTATGGTATCTCATACGATCGCGTAGGAGAGTGGGCCCCCCGGGACCCGCTCTTTTTTATTACCTGACGGGACCCAGCGAGGCCGGGTCCAGTTTAGGTAGCGTTAGCGGCCCCTTAAGGCCACCTGATCAACACAACAGACCTCAGACAACCCATAGACCTTAGACAGCCTTTGACACTGGATATGACCGATCCGACCGCCACGCCCGTGGACACCGAACTGCTCGCCGAGCCGCGGCTTGTCGTCGAGCCCGGGGTCGCGGCGCGCGTCGCCGCGGTCGCGGTCCCGGTGCTGCAGGGCATGGGCTATCGCCTGGTACGCATCAAGGTCTCGGGCGACGCCGGCTGCACCGTGCAGATCATGGCGGAGCGTCCCGACGGCTCGATGCAGCTCGAGGATTGCGAGGCGATCTCGCGCGCGCTGTCGCCGGTGCTCGATGTTGCCGACCCGATCGAGCGCGCCTACCGGCTGGAAATCTCCTCGCCCGGCATCGACCGGCCGCTGGTGCGCCGCTCCGACTTCGAGCGCTATACCGGGCATCTGGTGAAGATCGAGATGGCGGTGGCGCATCAGGGCCGCAAGCGGTTCCGCGGCCTGCTCGCCGGCGTCGAAGGCAATGCGGTGCGCATCAAGCGCGACGATCCGCGTCCCACCGAGGACGCTGAAGTTCTCCTGGTGATGGAGGATATTTCGGACGCGCGGCTGGTGCTGACCGACGAGCTGATCGAGGAATCGATGCGCCGCGGCAAGGCCGCCGAGCGCGAGCTGCGCCGCGAGCTTGGTCTCGCGCCGCCGCAGCCGGCCCACGCCAAGAAGGGCGATCCTGCGAAGAGTCAGAAGCCGAAACCCAAGCCTGCTCAGAAGCCCGGCACCAAGCCGGCCCCGACCAACACCAAAAAGCACCGCCTGGCCGCCGAACGCGCGCGCCGTGGCGAGATCGATCCATTCGAAGGAGACTAAGCCATGGCAGTCAGCGCCAACAAACTCGAACTGCTGCAGATCGCAGACGCAGTTGCGCGCGAAAAGTCGATCGACCGCTCCATCGTGATCGCGGCCATGGAAGACGCCATCGCCAAGGCCGCACGTGCCCGCTACGGCAGCGAGACCGACGTCCATGCCGAAATCGACGCCAAGAAGGGCGAGCTGCGGCTGACCCGCCACATGCTGGTGGTCGAAGTCGTCGAGAACTCGTCGAACCAGATTTCGCTGCATGATGCGCAGCGCGCCAATCCGGGCGCCCAGGTCGGCGACACCATCGCCGACACGCTGCCGCCGCTGGAATATGGCCGTATCGCCGCGCAGTCCGCCAAGCAGGTGATCGTGCAGAAGGTGCGCGAGGCCGAGCGCGATCGGCAGTACCAGGAATTCAAGGACCGCATCGGCGACATCGTCAACGGCATCGTCAAGCGCGTCGAATATGGCAGCGTGATCGTCGATCTCGGCCGTGGCGAAGCGATCGTGCGCCGCGACGAGATGTTGCCGCGCGAAGTGTTCCGCAACGGCGACCGCGTCCGCGCCTATATCTTCGACGTCCGCCGCGAGACCCGCGGTCCGCAGATCTTCCTGTCGCGCACCCATCCGCAGTTCATGGCGAAGCTGTTCGCGCAGGAAGTGCCCGAGATCTACGACGGCATCGTCGAGATCAAGGCGGTCGCCCGCGATCCGGGCTCCCGCGCCAAGATCGGCGTGATCTCACGCGATTCCTCGGTCGATCCGGTCGGCGCCTGCGTCGGCATGCGCGGCTCGCGCGTGCAGGCCGTGGTGAACGAGCTGCAGGGCGAGAAGATCGACATCATCCCGTGGTCGCCCGATATCGCGACCTTCGTCGTCAACGCGCTGGCGCCGGCTGAAGTCGCCAAGGTCGTGATCGATGAGGACCGCGAGCGCATCGAGGTCGTGGTTCCCGACACCAACAACCAGCTGTCGCTGGCGATCGGCCGCCGCGGCCAGAACGTTCGCCTCGCCTCGCAGCTGACCGGCTGGGACATCGACATCCTGACCGAGCAGGAAGAGTCGGAGCGCCGCCAGGCCGACTTCGAGAACTCGACCCGCGTGTTCATGGAAGCGCTCAATGTCGACGAGGTGGTCGGCCAGCTGCTCGCCTCCGAAGGCTTCACCTCGGTCGAGGAACTCGCGCTGGTCGATGTCAAGGAACTCGCCGGTATCGAAGGTTTCGACGAGGAGACCGCCACCGAGCTGCAGACCCGCGCCCGCGAATATCTGGAGCAGCTTGAGGCTGAACTCGAGGCCAAGCGCAAGGAACTCGGCGTCGAGGACGCCATGAAGGACGTGCCCGGCGTCACCGGCAAGATACTGGTGAAGCTCGGCGAGAACGACGTGAAGACCGTCGAGGATCTGGCCGGCTGCGCCACCGACGACCTGGTCGGCTGGACCGAGCGCAAGGAAGGCGGCGAGCCGACCAAGCATGCCGGGTTCCTCGATGGCATCGAGGTCTCGCGCGACGAAGCCGAGGCCATGATCATGCAGGCCCGTCTGAAGGCCGGCTGGATCACCGAGGCCGACCTTGCCAAGCCTGCTGAGGAGGCCGAGGCCGCCGAAGCAGAAACGGCGTCGTAAGGAGATGCCCCACGGATGTTCGCTCAGGCTGACCCCGATCTCGACGATGGGCCGCGGACGCAGAAGTCCGCGACCACGCGGATGTGCGCGGTCAGCCGCGAGGTGCGTCCGATCGACGAACTGATCCGGTTCGTCATCGCGCCCACGGGCGAGGTGATCCCGGATCTCAAGCGCAAGCTGCCGGGCCGCGGACTATGGGTTTCCGCATCGCGGCGCAGCGTTGCGGAAGCAGTCCGTCGTCACCAATTTAGCAAGGGATTCAAGCGCGATGTCCGCGTCGCGCCGACCCTTCCCGCCGACACCGACGCCCTCCTGGTCCGCAGCGTCACCGAGGCCCTGGCGATGGCCGCCAAGGCCGGTCAGGTCGTGGCGGGCTTCGGCAAGGTCGAGGACGCACTCAACCGGAACGAAACTGCAGCCCTGATCCACGCTTCGGACGGCGCAGCGGACGGAATCCGCAAATTGGACGCGATCGTCAGGCAAAGGGGCGAAAAACGTGGTGAATCGCCGGTAATCGCCGTCGTCAATGTTTTGACGTCGGAAGAATTGGATTTGGCACTTGGGCGGTCAAATGTGATACATGCTGCGCTGCTCGCGGGCCCGGCGAGCAAGACGTTCCTGTCGCGCTGCCAGATACTGGTCCGATACCGGATGGCCGACGACGACAAGACCGCCGAAGCGGCCAGAAATTCCAGAGCCTGATCCAGGAGGGCGGATGCCGTCTTTCCGACCGGATCATGCTCAGCAAACGACGACAGTTGAAGGATTTGTGCGGCATACGCACAGCGAAACGAGATTAGGACTGCTGAATGGTTGATACCAAGACCCCTGGCGACAAGACTCTGAGTGTCCCGAGCAAGACGTTGTCGCTGAAGCCGCGCGTCGAGACGGGCACCGTGCGCCAGAGCTTCAGCCACGGCCGGACCAAGCAGGTCGTGGTCGAGAAACGCGGCAAGCGACGCGTCGGTGGCGATGGCCCCGGCGAAGCGCATGCGCCGGAACCCGTGGTTGCAAAGCCGGTGGCGCCCGCCCCGAGGCCGCCGCAGGGCCGCCCCTCGGGCCCGCCTCCCGGCCAGCAACAGCGCAACACCCGCTCCGGCGTGGTGCTGCCGACCCTGACTGAAGACGAGCGTTCCGCACGTGCCAGCGCGCTTGCCGACGCCCGTCAGCGCGACATCGAGGAGCGTCGTCAGGCCGAAGAGGAAGCCAAGCGCCGCGCTGTCCGCGAGGCTGCCGAGAAGGTCGAGCGTGAAGCCGCCGAGGCCCGCCGCAAGGCGGAAGAGGAACGCCACCGCCACGAGGAAGAGGCCAAGCGCAAGGCCGAAGTCGAGGCCAAGCGCCGCTTCGGCGAGGGCGAAGCCAAGCCCGGCGCAGCGCCTGCCGCTGCACCGGCCAGGCCTGCCACAGCCGCACCCGCATCTGCTCCGGCAGCCCGGGCGCCGGCAGCCCGCACCACGACCACGACGCCTGCGCGCACGCCGGTCGTCGCGCCGAGGCCCCCGGGGGTTGCCGCAGAGGCGGCGGACGAAGACGAAGGTCCGCGCCTGGTGCGCCGTCCCGGCGGCGCCGTGCGTCCCGTCGCGGCGCCGAAGACCACCCAGAAGCCCGGCCCGCAGAAGCAGCGCGGACGCCTCAC
Protein-coding sequences here:
- the rimP gene encoding ribosome maturation factor RimP; this translates as MTDPTATPVDTELLAEPRLVVEPGVAARVAAVAVPVLQGMGYRLVRIKVSGDAGCTVQIMAERPDGSMQLEDCEAISRALSPVLDVADPIERAYRLEISSPGIDRPLVRRSDFERYTGHLVKIEMAVAHQGRKRFRGLLAGVEGNAVRIKRDDPRPTEDAEVLLVMEDISDARLVLTDELIEESMRRGKAAERELRRELGLAPPQPAHAKKGDPAKSQKPKPKPAQKPGTKPAPTNTKKHRLAAERARRGEIDPFEGD
- a CDS encoding phytanoyl-CoA dioxygenase family protein, whose product is MLTDADIQSHAERIRDDGYTVIARAASPDLVEGLKDAVQRIESEHNLGLARTSFEGFKTLRINNLLTYDDLFWEVPLHENVLPVVERVLDKECLLSSFCSLVLGPGQEAQPIHEDTQLIPLPRPHIPITINAIWALSDFRDDNGATRIIPRSHKFDSSPDYGKDYDAVTATMPAGSVMLFDSALWHGGGANTSDTRRFAFSCAYCWGWMRQQENLQLGIPRETAARFPRRLQELCGYSVYKGQFGHIDNHDPIELLGRERGKRMVWEATDARKARMGGTGMTGRHSGAAR
- a CDS encoding RNA-binding protein; the protein is MFAQADPDLDDGPRTQKSATTRMCAVSREVRPIDELIRFVIAPTGEVIPDLKRKLPGRGLWVSASRRSVAEAVRRHQFSKGFKRDVRVAPTLPADTDALLVRSVTEALAMAAKAGQVVAGFGKVEDALNRNETAALIHASDGAADGIRKLDAIVRQRGEKRGESPVIAVVNVLTSEELDLALGRSNVIHAALLAGPASKTFLSRCQILVRYRMADDDKTAEAARNSRA
- a CDS encoding tRNA (guanine(46)-N(7))-methyltransferase TrmB produces the protein MTPAPNDSGDRDSSDDGAMAHSRGSFFGRRKGHKLRAHQADLIDNLLPHLSIDISAPAPEALTELFDDGIADVRLEIGFGGGEHLIAEAQAFPATGFIGCEPYVNGMAKILTQIEAQNIGNIRLFAGDAAELLAWAPPRSLARIDLIHPDPWPKRRHWKRRFVQDATVAAMTRLLPPGGEFRFVSDIDDYCAWTLAHLMRSPDFAWLAERAIDWQQPWPDYTMTRYGAKAEREGRKAAYLRFKRLP
- a CDS encoding helix-turn-helix transcriptional regulator, with protein sequence MSTKAPNPVDKYVGSRVRMRRIMLGMSQEKLGEALGLTFQQVQKYEKGTNRVGASRLQQISEILQVPVSFLFDGGPSGVKTADGFSEGSSPAYVSDFLATAEGLALTRAFTRIADAKLRRSIVELVEQIAAREAAEQV
- the nusA gene encoding transcription termination factor NusA, with the protein product MAVSANKLELLQIADAVAREKSIDRSIVIAAMEDAIAKAARARYGSETDVHAEIDAKKGELRLTRHMLVVEVVENSSNQISLHDAQRANPGAQVGDTIADTLPPLEYGRIAAQSAKQVIVQKVREAERDRQYQEFKDRIGDIVNGIVKRVEYGSVIVDLGRGEAIVRRDEMLPREVFRNGDRVRAYIFDVRRETRGPQIFLSRTHPQFMAKLFAQEVPEIYDGIVEIKAVARDPGSRAKIGVISRDSSVDPVGACVGMRGSRVQAVVNELQGEKIDIIPWSPDIATFVVNALAPAEVAKVVIDEDRERIEVVVPDTNNQLSLAIGRRGQNVRLASQLTGWDIDILTEQEESERRQADFENSTRVFMEALNVDEVVGQLLASEGFTSVEELALVDVKELAGIEGFDEETATELQTRAREYLEQLEAELEAKRKELGVEDAMKDVPGVTGKILVKLGENDVKTVEDLAGCATDDLVGWTERKEGGEPTKHAGFLDGIEVSRDEAEAMIMQARLKAGWITEADLAKPAEEAEAAEAETAS
- a CDS encoding M20 family metallopeptidase codes for the protein MASNPFETADILDGIRRWVEIESPTERPDQVNKLADLVASEYRDLPATVDRVAGRDGCGDHLLTRSSWGQDAPGILVLSHLDTVHPMGFIERLPFKIEGDSAFGPGIYDMKGGAYLAYHAFRQICAADTRPPLGITQLYVSDEEIGSPTSRALIEAEGRKAKYVLVTEPARDGGKIVTGRKGVARFDVHIKGAPAHAGTRPEDGRSAIRELGHVILALEAMNDLKRGVTVNVGVVRGGTKPNVIAEEAYAEVDMRVPTMADADELVPRILGITSRTDGVTVKVTGELNRPPYEKSNAGAALYEHARELAGELGFELIDVFTGGGSDGNFTAPHTATLDGLGVDGKGAHTHYEQLYISSIEPRARLLYRLYQTLR
- a CDS encoding DUF2336 domain-containing protein, which produces MTTAPALIPELDDIVRRGDPKRRAEAARRLGELFLQGAASFRPDHIDLFDGVLTSLVPHADLAARIDLAERLAPLANAPRHLVGQLAREDEVAIAGPVLRQSPVIDEKVLVEIANAKGQGHLLAMAERSRLSTALTDVIVRRGDRDVIRCAAGNAGAAFSDASFTTLVRRAGQDGVLTLRIGRRDDLPPVHLKSLLAGSIDVIRRRLQVVAKPERQAEIKLALTEIEGVVAQVEGRDFAAAQRTILALHRAGELNEAAVAGFAKAFKYEECVAALAALTGVKIVTLDRLISGDRYDPILIASKTIGFEWPTVRALILMRLGPNRVPSPADIEGARLNFVRLMPSTAQRVVDFWKSR
- the lnt gene encoding apolipoprotein N-acyltransferase; the encoded protein is MRLSDKLRSIGLAVILTWGWKRVVLALAAGALSSLAMAPFNAWPVLFLTFSIAVWLIDGSAAGRWRGVPAAALSGFWFGLGYFVPGLYWIGYAFFVDADTFAWLTPFAVLGLPAYLALFTAFGFAMARLIWPRDASRVLALAVSLTISEWLRGHLLSGFPWNAFGYALTEPLALAQTASLIGLWGMTFLAVAIFASPAVLIDGASRGRKPWRAPVAAVLVLAAMLAFGAVRLSQQPTSMVSGVKLRIMQPDLQQDAKFNYSAKAAVMQKYLTLSDRASGPHSTGVSDSTILIWPESAFPFFLTKEADAMAQIADLLPKGTVLITGSVRAPDLPPGVRVTRAYNSIYVIDHDGSVLAVYDKLHLVPFGEYLPFQDWMEKLGFVQLTKVQGGFIPGTIRRTLDIPNAPRALPLICYEAIFPGNVVSRDDRPGWIINVTNDGWFGISTGPYQHLQQARLRSIEEGLPMVRAANTGISAIIDPLGRIVARLGLGIEGVLDAGLPAAIAPTIYARVGNIPAAVIVLVALAIVLRRRFVRRKA